In Cydia pomonella isolate Wapato2018A chromosome 27, ilCydPomo1, whole genome shotgun sequence, a single genomic region encodes these proteins:
- the LOC133532669 gene encoding uncharacterized protein LOC133532669, which translates to MTTYSISLDDVDLALLPLPTHPYNNFLKKEHYQFQVMKSVPESATQYTCHICAIEVPVAFAYEHAASVKHRANVRIASVAAERMRAFISALPPPFAKPAGRFCSSCATEVDEGHEKTKEHRNATILDNLLWDLMKVYVQDEDEEIFDNNNNKTYENNDSGKINGLKNDVNLKEVSGDNINNSMVSKCTKNNQPTEVIDEVTDEGDQIEKNSETTDMIEECSEDEESSTNGTEYNQSLNVDMSKNIAYKSTAEKATNVNYIERYQEELRQFLDENDDFEYQESFKINIKLNEYKLTNIRSEQFHGYENILFSNNIKCIVCDCVLDYEDAEHHKYDFEHLCRIVNFGSDGNYVREINESYSHCILCNEKMKNVDVVTHIESKGHYLNELRYSNTRDINREKSKDAITGTHINGNSSQANEKNTSNQTVGAIKPIEKNVDSIEHPYEVIAMGKVRCVVCECQVPSGVHNREEHLKGLRHRTTVLNKKHTTVEKNTGETSSN; encoded by the exons ATGACAACATATTCCATAAGCCTGGATGACGTGGATCTCGCGCTGCTGCCTCTACCCACACACCCTTACAACAACTTCCTGAAGAAAGAACACTACCAGTTCCAAGTGATGAAGTCAG TACCAGAGTCCGCCACTCAATACACGTGTCACATATGTGCAATCGAAGTGCCGGTAGCATTCGCCTACGAGCACGCCGCGAGCGTTAAACATCGAGCGAACGTTCGCATAGCGAGCGTAGCGGCGGAGCGAATGCGGGCGTTCATCTCCGCTCTGCCCCCTCCATTCGCCAAACCAGCTGGACGCTTTTGTTCGAGCTGCGCGACAGAAGTGGATGAAGGCCACGAAAAAACGAAGGAACACCGCAACGCTACGATACTTGATAACCTTTTATGGGATCTGATGAAAGTATACGTTCAAGATGAAGACgaagaaatatttgataataataataataaaacatatgaAAATAATGATAGCGGAAAAATTAATGGATTGAAAAACGATGTAAACTTAAAAGAAGTCAGTGGAGACAATATAAATAACTCAATGGTTTCGAAATGTACAAAGAACAATCAACCAACAGAAGTTATAGATGAAGTAACAGATGAGGGAGACCAAATTGAGAAAAATAGTGAAACCACTGATATGATTGAGGAATGTAGTGAAGATGAGGAATCAAGCACTAACGGAACTGAATACAATCAGTCTTTAAACGTCGATATGTCTAAAAATATCGCATATAAAAGTACGGCAGAAAAAGCCACTAATGTGAACTATATCGAACGTTATCAAGAAGAACTACGCCAATTTTTAGATGAGAATGATGATTTCGAGTATCAAgaatcatttaaaataaatattaagttaaaTGAGTATAAACTAACAAACATTCGAAGTGAACAATTTCACggttatgaaaatatattatttagtaataatataaaatgcatAGTCTGCGACTGCGTTTTAGATTATGAGGATGCAGAACACCATAAATATGATTTTGAACATTTATGCAGAATCGTAAACTTTGGAAGCGATGGCAATTATGTTAGAGAG ATTAACGAAAGTTACAGCCATTGTATTTTATGCAACGAAAAAATGAAAAACGTAGACGTTGTAACACATATTGAGTCTAAGGGACACTACTTAAACGAATTGCGTTACAGTAACACTCGTGATATTAATAGAGAAAAATCCAAAGACGCCATAACTGGAACGCACATTAACGGAAATAGTAGTCAAGCCAATGAAAAGAATACAAGCAACCAAACTGTGGGTGCAATAAAACCAATTGAGAAAAATGTTGATTCTATTGAACATCCATATGAAGTAATAGCCATGGGCAAAGTACGGTGTGTGGTTTGCGAATGCCAAGTGCCTAGCGGAGTACATAACAGAGAAGAACATCTTAAAGGGCTAAGACATCGTACTACG GTTCTTAACAAGAAGCATACAACGGTAGAAAAGAATACTGGAGAAACAAGCAGTAACTAA